Proteins from one Arthrobacter sp. DNA4 genomic window:
- a CDS encoding FtsK/SpoIIIE domain-containing protein yields MRIRLTLRREPADAKDLAVTVDGLATVADIATVLWAADPDRKGTPAPDNLSLRIDEAFVGAGISGNVLAREDNLLESGLRPGSVVSLARVSGQFHEPGASRGPAAATLRVLSGPDVGREFSLPIGTSYIGRDRDVDIRLTDPLTSKRHARITVGESLEIVDTNSANGLLMDGLPVTRATLNSSDTVTLGDTTVTVVPLGHNHAAAPTSPLVDFNRSPRVVPRFEVPKRVLPAGPKRPEDQPFPYIMLVAPLMMGAVIFAVTQNVLSMVFMLMMPLFIVGHYVDTRMRTRKQQKEQLKQFRASMAAFRQDLTELQQVERAVRLQEAPSVSDTVDAIYKLGPLLWTHRPEHSSFLGLRFGLGTAPSRIPLEEPSNNDTEVQYAREIQDCIKQFSGIEGVPVVSQLRTSGALGIAGARGLVDDVARGMVLQLVGLHSPAEVVVTAITSAQSRERWNWLQWLPHVGSGHSPLGGDHLAAGSAGGSSLLARLEDLVDAREAAAKRTAPDLRPGIDPVKHELEEPVLPSVLVIVEDDAPVDRGRLTRLAERGPDSGVHVLWVATDIQALPAACRDFMVVDGDHGTTTGQVRVGRHTYPVSCESVDAELAAQLARMLAPVVDVGKPVNDDSDLPRAVSYATLIGKDFLDNPQAVAERWTENNSVHATAVANRKDNGTLRALVGSKGIEPLYLDLKNEGPHALVGGTTGAGKSEFLQSWVMGMAAAYSPDRVSFLFVDYKGGAAFADCINLPHTVGLVTDLSPHLVRRALTSLRAELHYREQLLNRKKAKDLLALQREADPEAPPYLIIIVDEFAALANDVPEFVDGVVDVAARGRSLGLHLILATQRPAGVIKDNLRANTNLRVALRMADEDDATDILGVPDAAYFDPAIPGRGAAKTGPGRIQGFQTGYAGGWTTDKPQRPQIDIVEMAFGSGPSWEAPAPDKPVAQEPAVPNDIARMTSTIVHAADTLAIQPPRKPWLDELAKTYDFSKLPNPRTDEQLLLGVADDPVHQDQPTVFYEPDRDGNMAIYGTGGSGKSAALRGIAIAAAVTPRGGPVHVYGIDCGSSGLRMLEELPHVGEIINGDDVERVGRLLRLLRDIAELRSAQFAEVRASTIVEYRKLANRPDEKRIFVLVDGMSAFREAYEHSKLSGLWDIFLQLATDGRTLGIHLVVTGDRPNAVPASLLASIQRRLVLRLSNEDDYISMDVPRDVLTATSPPGRGLLDGLEVQLAVLGGNSNLALQAREVHKLSEAMLRQGLDTAPGIERLPEQVDLDVLPAGSPDLPVIGVDDESLQPAEVMARGPLLLAGPPGAGRTVALVTLAYALRRSNPAVELIYLGSRRSAVASLPIWNRSVVGPDDLAEVVEDLVEHSTGNPGAVAFFIEGLTEFTDTIAESGMAQLVTASLKADQWVVGESESSTWSSAWQLAQPFKSGRRGLLLNPGDIEGDSLLNTSLGRVSPDFIPGRGYVVGRGKARKIQVALPPENRD; encoded by the coding sequence ATGAGGATCCGGCTGACACTCCGCCGCGAACCCGCCGACGCCAAGGACCTGGCCGTCACGGTGGACGGCCTGGCCACCGTGGCCGACATCGCCACCGTGCTTTGGGCGGCCGACCCTGACCGGAAGGGCACCCCTGCCCCGGACAACCTGTCCCTGCGCATCGACGAGGCCTTCGTGGGTGCCGGGATCAGCGGCAACGTCCTGGCCCGCGAAGACAACCTGCTCGAATCGGGCCTGCGCCCCGGCTCCGTGGTGTCGCTGGCCCGGGTCAGCGGGCAGTTCCACGAACCAGGAGCCAGCCGTGGGCCCGCTGCGGCCACGCTGCGCGTGTTGTCCGGGCCCGACGTCGGCCGCGAATTTTCGCTGCCCATCGGCACCAGCTACATCGGCCGGGACCGGGACGTGGACATCCGCCTGACGGATCCGCTCACGTCCAAGCGGCATGCCCGGATCACGGTGGGCGAAAGCCTCGAGATCGTGGACACCAACTCCGCCAACGGCCTCCTGATGGACGGGCTGCCGGTCACGCGCGCCACCCTGAACTCGTCCGACACGGTGACCCTGGGGGACACCACCGTCACCGTGGTGCCGCTGGGACACAACCACGCGGCAGCGCCGACGTCGCCCCTTGTGGACTTCAACCGCTCCCCGCGCGTGGTGCCCCGCTTCGAAGTACCCAAGCGCGTCCTTCCTGCCGGGCCCAAGCGGCCCGAGGACCAGCCGTTCCCGTACATCATGCTGGTGGCGCCCCTGATGATGGGCGCGGTCATCTTCGCGGTCACGCAGAACGTGCTGTCCATGGTGTTCATGCTGATGATGCCCCTGTTCATCGTGGGCCACTACGTGGACACCCGGATGCGGACGCGCAAGCAGCAGAAGGAACAGCTCAAGCAGTTCCGGGCGTCCATGGCCGCCTTCCGGCAGGACCTCACCGAACTGCAGCAGGTGGAACGGGCGGTCCGGCTCCAGGAAGCGCCGTCCGTCAGCGACACTGTGGATGCCATCTACAAGCTCGGGCCACTGCTGTGGACGCACCGGCCCGAGCACTCCTCGTTCCTTGGCCTGCGCTTTGGACTGGGGACCGCGCCGTCGCGCATCCCGCTGGAGGAACCCTCCAACAACGACACCGAGGTCCAGTACGCCCGCGAAATCCAGGACTGCATCAAGCAGTTCAGCGGGATCGAAGGCGTCCCCGTCGTCTCCCAGCTGCGCACTTCCGGCGCCCTGGGCATCGCCGGTGCCCGCGGCCTGGTGGACGACGTTGCCCGCGGCATGGTGCTGCAGCTCGTGGGCCTGCATTCCCCGGCCGAGGTGGTCGTGACCGCCATCACGTCCGCCCAGTCCCGCGAACGCTGGAACTGGCTGCAGTGGCTGCCGCACGTGGGCTCGGGGCACAGCCCGCTGGGCGGGGACCACCTGGCCGCCGGCTCGGCCGGCGGCTCCTCACTGCTGGCCCGGCTTGAGGACCTGGTGGATGCCCGGGAAGCGGCGGCCAAACGGACCGCCCCGGACCTGCGACCCGGCATCGACCCCGTCAAGCATGAACTCGAAGAGCCTGTCCTTCCGTCGGTGCTGGTCATCGTGGAAGACGACGCTCCCGTGGACCGCGGCCGTCTCACCCGGCTGGCGGAACGCGGGCCCGACTCCGGCGTCCACGTCCTGTGGGTGGCCACCGACATCCAGGCCCTCCCGGCCGCTTGCCGCGACTTCATGGTGGTGGATGGCGACCACGGCACCACCACCGGGCAGGTGCGCGTGGGCCGCCACACGTATCCCGTCAGCTGCGAGAGCGTGGACGCGGAGCTCGCCGCCCAGCTCGCCCGGATGCTGGCCCCCGTGGTTGACGTGGGCAAGCCCGTCAACGACGACTCCGACCTGCCGCGCGCAGTGTCCTATGCGACCCTGATCGGCAAGGACTTCCTGGACAACCCCCAGGCCGTGGCCGAGCGCTGGACGGAAAACAACTCCGTGCACGCCACCGCGGTGGCGAACCGCAAGGACAACGGCACGCTCCGGGCCCTGGTGGGGTCCAAGGGCATCGAGCCGCTGTACCTGGACCTGAAGAACGAGGGGCCGCACGCCCTGGTGGGCGGCACCACCGGCGCCGGCAAGTCCGAGTTCCTGCAGTCCTGGGTCATGGGCATGGCCGCGGCGTACAGCCCGGACCGCGTCAGCTTCCTGTTCGTGGATTACAAGGGCGGCGCCGCATTCGCGGACTGCATCAACCTGCCGCACACCGTGGGCCTTGTTACCGACCTTTCCCCGCACCTGGTGCGCCGCGCCCTGACGTCCCTGCGTGCGGAGCTGCATTACCGTGAGCAGCTGCTGAACCGGAAGAAGGCCAAGGACCTGCTGGCCCTGCAGCGCGAGGCAGACCCGGAAGCCCCGCCCTACCTGATCATCATCGTGGACGAGTTCGCCGCCCTGGCCAACGATGTTCCCGAGTTCGTCGACGGGGTGGTGGACGTGGCCGCCCGTGGCCGCTCCCTGGGCCTGCACCTGATCCTGGCCACCCAGCGGCCCGCCGGCGTCATCAAGGACAACCTCCGCGCCAACACCAACCTCCGGGTTGCGTTGCGCATGGCCGATGAGGACGACGCCACGGACATCCTGGGCGTCCCGGACGCCGCCTACTTCGACCCCGCCATTCCGGGCCGCGGCGCCGCCAAGACCGGGCCCGGCCGCATCCAGGGATTCCAGACCGGGTACGCCGGCGGCTGGACCACCGACAAACCACAACGGCCCCAGATCGACATCGTGGAAATGGCCTTCGGCTCCGGTCCCAGCTGGGAAGCTCCCGCCCCTGACAAGCCCGTTGCCCAGGAACCGGCCGTCCCCAACGACATCGCCCGGATGACCTCCACCATCGTGCACGCCGCGGACACCCTGGCCATCCAGCCGCCGCGCAAGCCATGGCTGGATGAACTGGCCAAGACCTACGACTTCTCCAAGCTGCCCAACCCCCGCACCGACGAACAGCTGCTCCTGGGCGTGGCCGACGATCCCGTGCACCAGGACCAGCCCACCGTGTTCTACGAACCGGACCGGGACGGCAACATGGCCATCTACGGAACGGGCGGTTCCGGCAAGTCCGCAGCCCTGCGCGGCATTGCCATTGCCGCCGCGGTCACCCCGCGCGGTGGCCCGGTCCACGTGTACGGCATCGATTGCGGTTCCTCCGGGCTGCGGATGCTGGAGGAGCTTCCGCACGTGGGCGAGATCATCAACGGCGACGACGTGGAACGGGTTGGGCGGCTCCTGCGCCTCCTGCGGGACATCGCCGAGCTGCGCTCCGCACAGTTCGCAGAGGTGCGGGCGTCCACCATCGTGGAGTACCGGAAGCTGGCCAACCGGCCGGACGAGAAGCGGATCTTCGTGCTGGTGGACGGCATGTCCGCGTTCCGGGAGGCATATGAGCACAGCAAGCTTTCCGGACTCTGGGACATCTTCCTGCAACTGGCCACCGACGGCCGCACCCTGGGCATCCACCTGGTGGTGACAGGGGACCGGCCCAACGCCGTCCCCGCGTCGCTGCTCGCCTCCATTCAGCGCCGGCTGGTGCTGCGGCTCTCCAATGAAGACGACTACATCTCGATGGACGTCCCCAGGGATGTCCTTACTGCCACGTCGCCCCCGGGACGCGGGCTGCTGGACGGACTTGAAGTGCAGCTCGCCGTCCTGGGCGGCAACTCCAACCTGGCCCTGCAGGCCCGGGAAGTCCATAAGCTCAGCGAAGCCATGCTGCGCCAGGGCCTCGACACCGCGCCGGGCATCGAACGGCTGCCCGAACAGGTGGACCTGGATGTCCTCCCCGCCGGCAGCCCGGACCTGCCGGTGATCGGTGTAGACGACGAGTCCCTGCAGCCGGCGGAGGTCATGGCGCGCGGCCCGCTGCTGCTGGCAGGCCCGCCGGGTGCCGGACGGACCGTGGCACTGGTGACCCTGGCCTACGCACTGCGCCGGTCCAACCCCGCCGTGGAGCTGATCTACCTCGGGTCGCGCCGGTCCGCCGTCGCCTCCCTCCCCATCTGGAACCGCTCGGTCGTGGGACCGGACGACCTCGCCGAGGTGGTGGAGGACCTGGTGGAGCACTCCACCGGGAATCCGGGAGCGGTGGCCTTCTTCATCGAGGGCCTGACGGAATTCACCGACACCATCGCCGAATCCGGCATGGCGCAGCTGGTGACCGCGTCGCTGAAGGCGGACCAGTGGGTGGTGGGCGAGTCCGAGTCCTCCACCTGGTCCAGCGCCTGGCAGCTTGCCCAGCCGTTCAAATCCGGGCGCCGGGGCCTGCTCCTCAACCCGGGGGACATCGAAGGCGACAGCCTGCTCAACACCTCGCTGGGCCGGGTGAGCCCGGACTTCATCCCGGGCCGCGGGTACGTGGTGGGACGCGGCAAAGCGCGGAAAATCCAGGTGGCGCTTCCACCGGAAAACCGGGACTGA
- a CDS encoding inositol monophosphatase family protein: MTSATELLEVAKQAAAAGAKVLSGRDGNALDASNKGAAGDWVTAFDLAAENAVRRVITAARPGDSITGEEQGTTRPADPTGYRWSIDPLDGTTNFIRNIVYYATSVAVADADGAWLAGVVNAPALGRVYYAARGQGAWLEERGTVTRLDGPVPGRAGQILATGFSYEPDIRAQQAAAFGTLMDGFADVRRLGSAALDLCMVADGTHDAYGERGLNEHDFSAGALIAEEAGCWVRRPRLTSPLDGGPTDGERLDAWTCAASLELSGKFPL; the protein is encoded by the coding sequence ATGACGTCCGCAACGGAACTGCTGGAGGTAGCCAAACAGGCCGCGGCGGCAGGCGCAAAAGTCCTGTCCGGCCGTGACGGCAACGCCCTGGACGCGAGCAACAAGGGAGCGGCCGGGGACTGGGTCACAGCCTTTGACCTGGCCGCGGAAAACGCCGTACGCCGCGTCATCACCGCTGCCCGCCCGGGCGACAGCATCACCGGCGAGGAACAGGGCACCACCCGGCCCGCCGACCCCACCGGTTACCGCTGGTCCATCGACCCCCTGGACGGCACCACCAACTTCATCCGCAACATCGTCTACTACGCCACCTCCGTGGCTGTTGCCGATGCCGACGGCGCTTGGCTGGCCGGCGTCGTCAATGCCCCTGCCCTGGGACGGGTGTACTACGCTGCCCGCGGCCAGGGTGCGTGGCTGGAGGAACGCGGCACTGTCACCAGGCTGGACGGACCGGTTCCGGGCCGGGCCGGGCAGATCCTGGCCACCGGGTTCAGCTACGAGCCCGATATCCGCGCCCAGCAGGCCGCTGCCTTCGGTACTTTGATGGACGGCTTCGCCGATGTCCGCCGGCTTGGTTCCGCTGCCCTGGACCTGTGCATGGTGGCGGACGGAACCCACGATGCCTACGGCGAGCGGGGGCTGAACGAGCATGACTTTTCAGCCGGCGCCCTGATCGCGGAGGAGGCCGGCTGCTGGGTGCGCAGGCCGCGCCTCACGAGCCCCCTCGACGGCGGCCCCACCGACGGTGAGCGCCTGGACGCCTGGACCTGTGCCGCCAGCCTGGAGCTGTCCGGAAAGTTTCCGCTCTGA
- a CDS encoding GNAT family N-acetyltransferase, whose translation MQPQITIRPAVEADFAAIARITGDSYLSAGYFDDAAHPYMAKIMDVASRAEQATIWVAERDGAVVGSVTLALAGEPYADIALQDELEFRMLVVDPAVQRSGAGKAMVEAIIGHARTLPGIRAVALTTGQTWESAHGLYRKTGFQRVPERDWLVPGTDIKLLVYRRDL comes from the coding sequence GTGCAGCCGCAGATAACCATCCGTCCCGCCGTCGAGGCCGACTTCGCCGCCATTGCCCGCATCACCGGAGATTCGTATCTTTCGGCAGGCTACTTCGACGATGCAGCGCACCCCTACATGGCCAAGATCATGGATGTGGCATCCCGCGCGGAGCAGGCCACCATTTGGGTGGCGGAGCGGGACGGCGCTGTGGTCGGTTCGGTCACCCTGGCGCTGGCTGGGGAGCCGTACGCGGATATCGCCCTGCAGGATGAGCTGGAATTCCGGATGCTGGTGGTGGACCCTGCCGTCCAGCGCAGCGGCGCCGGCAAAGCCATGGTCGAGGCCATCATCGGCCATGCCAGGACGCTTCCCGGCATCCGTGCGGTGGCCCTCACCACCGGCCAAACCTGGGAAAGCGCCCACGGGCTGTACCGCAAGACCGGCTTCCAGCGGGTGCCTGAACGGGACTGGCTGGTCCCCGGAACCGACATAAAACTGCTGGTTTACCGGCGCGACCTGTAG
- a CDS encoding RidA family protein codes for MRKTFGSGSVWEQTLGYSRAVQVDNTLYISATAASGDDGIVGDDFYTQTQYILQKLGKVLADAGFGYGDVVQSKLYLTDISKWEEAGRAHGEVFGGIRPTLSLVHVLPFLDPKMLVEIELVAQKSE; via the coding sequence ATGCGCAAAACCTTCGGCAGCGGATCCGTCTGGGAACAGACCCTCGGCTATTCCCGCGCCGTCCAGGTGGACAACACCCTCTACATCTCTGCCACCGCGGCCAGCGGTGACGACGGAATCGTGGGGGATGACTTCTACACGCAGACCCAGTACATCCTGCAGAAACTCGGCAAGGTCCTGGCCGACGCCGGCTTCGGCTACGGGGACGTGGTGCAGTCCAAGCTGTACCTGACGGACATCAGCAAATGGGAAGAGGCCGGCCGGGCCCACGGCGAAGTGTTCGGCGGGATCCGCCCCACCCTCTCCCTGGTCCACGTGCTCCCGTTCCTGGACCCGAAGATGCTCGTCGAGATCGAACTGGTCGCGCAGAAGAGCGAGTGA
- a CDS encoding response regulator: MADDFRVLIVDDDFHVAKLHAAYVDSVAGFLALAPVGTASLALQAIHSLRPDLVLLDVYLPDASGLDLLQQLDVDTIILSAASDPASVRVAFRRGALGYLLKPFTAESLSQQLRSYARYRRLLGQPGALDQDAVERAKRALIPGDVTPSSKPRSATEAAVLESLAPGEQYSAAEVAARVGVSRATAQRYLSSLADDGAVDIQLRYGTTGRPEHRYGLPAR, encoded by the coding sequence ATGGCTGACGATTTTCGGGTCCTGATCGTGGACGACGACTTCCACGTGGCCAAGCTGCATGCCGCCTACGTGGATTCGGTGGCGGGGTTCCTGGCGCTGGCGCCTGTCGGTACGGCGTCGCTGGCACTGCAGGCCATCCACAGCCTGCGGCCGGACCTGGTGCTGCTGGACGTGTACCTTCCGGACGCCTCCGGCCTGGACCTGCTGCAGCAGCTGGATGTGGACACGATCATCCTCAGCGCCGCATCCGATCCCGCGTCGGTCCGGGTGGCGTTCCGCCGCGGCGCGCTGGGATACCTGCTCAAGCCCTTCACGGCGGAGTCATTGTCCCAGCAGCTGCGTTCCTATGCCCGGTACCGGCGCCTCCTGGGCCAGCCCGGGGCACTGGACCAGGACGCCGTGGAGCGCGCCAAACGTGCGCTGATTCCGGGGGACGTCACGCCGTCGTCGAAACCCCGCTCCGCGACGGAGGCCGCGGTGCTGGAATCACTGGCCCCCGGCGAGCAGTATTCTGCCGCCGAGGTGGCCGCCCGGGTTGGCGTTTCCCGCGCCACCGCCCAGCGGTACCTGTCCTCGCTGGCGGACGACGGGGCGGTGGACATCCAGCTCCGCTACGGCACCACCGGCAGGCCCGAGCACCGCTACGGCCTGCCGGCACGGTAG
- a CDS encoding sensor histidine kinase, with translation MQRSMPRRPLRFSTQTLLLQLAVVLLVVLLSTAVHAWLTYDRVGSDAENQALTLARTVASDPEVRAEVLAISDQPGTPPPAELLGGPLQASAEAARTRTGALFVVITDETGIRLAHPDPQRLGEKVSTDPSEALSGQEITTRNTGTLGPSAGAKVPVYAPGTSTVVGEVSVGYSMETVAQSVARDIGPVALTAAGALLAGVLGSFLLRRRLQRLTLGLEPEEISTLVHDQVAVLQGVDDGVIGVSADGRVSVFNAAAQRLLGLPDLSGSSWEDAPVPEQLKSLTRPDPRVAGPGVASGGSNQDALELVAGGRVLVVNARKALHRREDLGWVVMLRDRTELQELTRQLDAVGTMSTALRAQRHEFANQLHTLAGFLGIGQHQEARDYLAGLAATGPLKFPVDQAELLQDPYLQAFVGAKGVEADERGVSLRIGPETLVRGQVTDAQDVTTVLGNLLDNAINAAVAGSSADRWVELEVLDEPGDDGGTLHVVVADSGDGLAEGTDTEAVFAEGFTTASGPVRAGGGQGFGLALARQLARRRGGDVKVLDRGARGGPGAVFMATLPHTTAGSAAAKTTGEAGKDKNG, from the coding sequence ATGCAGCGTTCCATGCCCCGGCGGCCGCTGCGGTTTTCCACCCAGACGCTGCTGCTCCAACTGGCCGTGGTGCTGCTGGTGGTGCTGCTGAGCACCGCCGTCCACGCCTGGCTGACCTACGACCGGGTGGGCAGCGATGCTGAGAACCAGGCACTGACGCTGGCCCGGACTGTTGCGTCCGACCCTGAGGTCCGCGCCGAAGTGCTGGCCATCAGTGACCAGCCCGGCACTCCCCCGCCGGCCGAGCTCCTGGGCGGGCCGCTGCAGGCGTCGGCGGAGGCAGCGCGGACCCGGACCGGGGCGCTGTTCGTGGTGATTACCGACGAAACGGGCATCAGGCTCGCCCACCCGGATCCGCAGCGGCTGGGAGAAAAGGTGAGCACCGACCCGTCGGAAGCATTGTCCGGGCAGGAGATCACCACCCGGAACACCGGAACGCTTGGCCCGTCGGCCGGCGCAAAGGTTCCGGTGTACGCACCCGGCACCAGCACGGTGGTGGGCGAGGTGAGCGTGGGCTACTCCATGGAAACCGTGGCCCAGAGCGTGGCGCGCGACATCGGCCCCGTGGCACTGACCGCCGCGGGCGCCCTCCTGGCCGGGGTCCTGGGCTCCTTCCTGCTGCGCCGCCGCCTGCAGCGCCTCACCCTGGGCCTGGAGCCGGAGGAAATCAGCACGCTGGTGCACGACCAGGTGGCGGTGCTCCAGGGCGTGGACGACGGCGTGATCGGCGTCAGTGCCGACGGCCGGGTCAGCGTCTTCAACGCCGCCGCGCAGCGGCTGCTTGGCCTGCCGGACCTTTCCGGGTCGAGCTGGGAGGACGCGCCCGTCCCGGAACAGCTGAAGTCCCTCACGCGCCCCGACCCAAGGGTTGCCGGCCCGGGGGTAGCCAGCGGCGGATCAAACCAGGACGCCCTCGAACTGGTGGCCGGGGGCCGGGTGCTGGTGGTGAATGCGCGCAAGGCGCTGCACCGCCGGGAGGACCTGGGCTGGGTGGTCATGCTGCGCGACCGCACGGAACTGCAGGAGCTGACGCGGCAACTCGACGCCGTGGGCACCATGTCCACCGCGCTGCGCGCCCAGCGGCACGAGTTCGCCAACCAACTGCACACCCTTGCCGGTTTCCTGGGCATCGGCCAGCACCAGGAAGCGCGCGACTACCTTGCCGGCCTCGCCGCCACCGGCCCGCTGAAGTTCCCGGTGGACCAGGCCGAGCTGCTGCAGGACCCGTACCTGCAGGCCTTCGTCGGCGCCAAGGGCGTGGAGGCCGACGAACGGGGCGTCTCGCTGCGCATCGGGCCGGAGACCCTGGTCCGCGGGCAGGTGACCGATGCCCAGGATGTGACCACGGTGCTGGGAAACCTGCTCGACAACGCCATCAACGCCGCCGTGGCCGGCTCGTCCGCGGACCGCTGGGTTGAGCTGGAGGTGCTGGATGAGCCAGGCGACGACGGCGGCACACTGCACGTCGTGGTGGCGGACTCCGGTGACGGGCTGGCAGAAGGCACAGACACGGAGGCCGTGTTTGCCGAAGGTTTCACCACCGCTTCCGGCCCGGTCCGCGCCGGCGGCGGTCAGGGCTTCGGACTGGCGCTGGCCCGCCAGCTGGCCCGGCGCCGGGGCGGCGACGTGAAGGTGCTCGACCGCGGGGCCAGGGGCGGGCCGGGTGCCGTGTTCATGGCCACCCTTCCGCACACGACGGCAGGAAGCGCTGCCGCAAAGACCACGGGGGAAGCCGGAAAGGATAAGAATGGCTGA
- a CDS encoding CitMHS family transporter: MLVILGFAMIAVFMVLIMTKKLTPVLALIIVPTVFGLFAGAGLGIGDMVMDSMKSMTSTAALLMFAIIYFGLMIDVGLFDPLVKFILRKLGNDPAKVVLGTAILAAAVSLDGDGSTTFILTTAAMLPVYLRLKMSPVVLTCVAGLANGTMNILPWGGPTARAATALKIDVNDVFVPMIPSLVAVLVVVFAFSWLLGLQERNRLRATAPEIWGVPDTAEEFDGGTSAGASGTPASGTGRGRKGGNPGGAAPAGGSVAVLDRTETLVDEHDSAMADTALDPNRSTLRPKLFWFNLVLTVAVMVVLVANVIPLPFVFMVGAAIALLVNFPKVKDQGAQLIAHAPSIVAVVSMVMAAAVLTGVLKGTGMVEAMSAWLVQIIPTSMGPFMAVITGVLSIPMTFFMSNDAFYFGVLPVLSETAAHYGVGAADMARASITGQPFHLQSPLVPAILLLVSLAKVDLGDHHKKVLWRTAVISLVMLGVGMLTGAIGIG, from the coding sequence GTGCTGGTAATACTTGGATTCGCCATGATCGCGGTATTCATGGTGCTGATCATGACGAAGAAGTTGACGCCAGTGCTGGCGTTGATCATTGTCCCTACTGTTTTTGGCCTGTTCGCCGGCGCCGGCCTGGGCATCGGCGACATGGTGATGGACTCCATGAAGTCCATGACCTCCACCGCGGCCCTGCTGATGTTCGCCATCATCTACTTCGGCCTGATGATCGACGTCGGGCTCTTTGACCCGCTGGTGAAGTTCATCCTCCGCAAGCTGGGCAACGACCCCGCCAAGGTGGTCCTGGGCACCGCGATCCTGGCCGCCGCCGTGTCCCTGGACGGCGACGGGTCCACCACCTTCATCCTTACCACCGCAGCCATGCTGCCGGTCTACCTGCGCCTGAAGATGAGCCCCGTGGTCCTTACCTGCGTCGCTGGCCTGGCCAACGGCACCATGAACATCCTGCCGTGGGGCGGCCCCACGGCCCGCGCCGCCACCGCCCTGAAGATTGACGTCAACGACGTCTTCGTCCCCATGATCCCGTCCCTCGTGGCCGTCCTGGTGGTCGTCTTCGCCTTCTCCTGGCTGCTGGGCCTGCAGGAACGCAACCGCCTCCGCGCCACCGCCCCCGAGATCTGGGGCGTGCCGGACACTGCGGAAGAGTTCGACGGCGGCACCTCCGCAGGTGCCTCCGGAACCCCCGCTTCCGGAACCGGCCGCGGCCGCAAGGGCGGCAACCCCGGCGGAGCAGCCCCCGCCGGTGGTTCGGTTGCAGTCCTGGATCGCACCGAAACCCTGGTGGACGAGCACGACTCCGCCATGGCGGACACCGCGCTCGATCCCAACCGCAGCACCCTGCGCCCCAAGCTGTTCTGGTTCAACCTGGTCCTGACCGTCGCCGTCATGGTGGTGCTCGTCGCCAACGTCATCCCGCTGCCGTTCGTGTTCATGGTGGGCGCCGCGATCGCCCTGCTGGTCAACTTCCCCAAGGTCAAGGACCAGGGCGCCCAGCTGATTGCGCACGCACCGTCAATCGTGGCCGTGGTCAGCATGGTCATGGCGGCCGCCGTCCTCACCGGCGTCCTCAAGGGCACCGGCATGGTGGAAGCAATGTCCGCGTGGCTGGTCCAGATCATCCCCACCTCCATGGGCCCGTTCATGGCCGTCATCACCGGTGTGCTCAGCATCCCCATGACGTTCTTCATGAGCAATGACGCGTTCTACTTCGGCGTCCTGCCCGTCCTCAGCGAAACCGCGGCCCACTACGGTGTCGGCGCCGCTGACATGGCCCGGGCCTCCATCACCGGCCAGCCCTTCCACCTGCAGAGCCCGCTGGTTCCGGCCATCCTGCTGCTGGTCTCGCTGGCCAAGGTGGACCTGGGTGACCACCACAAAAAGGTCCTGTGGCGCACCGCCGTCATCTCCCTGGTAATGCTCGGAGTCGGCATGCTGACCGGAGCCATCGGAATCGGCTAG
- the gatC gene encoding Asp-tRNA(Asn)/Glu-tRNA(Gln) amidotransferase subunit GatC gives MAAINRDDVAHLARLAHIEMSAEELDRMAGELAVIVDSVKSVSEAAGDDVPATSHPIPLTNVFREDVVGHTFTAEQALSGAPDSDDNRFKVPAILDEA, from the coding sequence ATGGCTGCGATCAACCGTGACGACGTCGCGCATCTCGCGCGGCTCGCTCACATCGAGATGAGTGCCGAAGAGCTGGACAGGATGGCCGGCGAGCTCGCCGTCATCGTGGATTCGGTCAAGTCCGTCAGCGAGGCCGCGGGGGACGACGTCCCGGCCACCTCGCACCCCATTCCGCTCACCAACGTGTTCCGTGAGGACGTTGTGGGACACACCTTCACCGCGGAACAGGCACTCTCCGGCGCACCGGACTCCGATGACAACCGTTTCAAGGTCCCGGCCATCCTGGATGAGGCATAA